A genomic region of Arachis stenosperma cultivar V10309 chromosome 9, arast.V10309.gnm1.PFL2, whole genome shotgun sequence contains the following coding sequences:
- the LOC130947549 gene encoding leucine aminopeptidase has protein sequence MAPVDPHSFTESTQPATTHLALTLYFDFPSSTIHASALFTLQTPHSGPFFLDTRSLTIHSALHADEAIPFSLSTTTDPIKGTLLTLTLSNHSSFILTFSTSPSSSALQWLLPPQTCNKTHPYVYTQCQAIHARSIFPSHDTPARRIRYSAILNIPSELSAVMAANHVTRRPPRDDDAAALASLNLNWCSQDRVVEEFVMEQPVPPYLFAFAVGQLGNREVGPRTRVYAEEGSAVLDSAAKEFEGTEEMIREGEKLFGEYDWERFDLLVLPPSFPYGGMENPKMVFLTPTVIKGDGSGAQVVAHELAHSWTGNLITNKTNEHFWLNEGFTTYAERRIVEAVQGEKRATLNVGIGWRGLNEEIERFKDNLEFTKLKNNQQGIDPDDVYSQVPYEKGFQFLFRIERQVGRSAFDEFLKKYIAKFKFQSIDTDTFLDFLKENIPGIEKQIDLVLWTEGTGIPSDAYEPELIVYKTIVSLANEAATGRMPGEDEVADWQGQEWELYLDNLPKSIEASQIVALDSRHKLSESKDYEVKVSFLQRAISCGCKEYYGEVERTLKAVGRMKYLRPLYTALVKGSEEDKVFAKRVFLEARECYHPIAQSVVVSIFSKHM, from the exons ATGGCACCTGTTGATCCTCACTCGTTCACTGAGTCAACTCAGCCAGCCACCACTCACTTAGCATTAACTCTGTACTTCGACTTCCCCTCCTCCACCATCCACGCCTCCGCACTCTTTACTCTCCAAACCCCCCACTCCGGCCCCTTCTTCCTCGACACTCGCTCCCTCACCATCCACTCCGCCCTTCACGCCGACGAAGCCATCCCCTTCTCCCTCTCCACCACCACTGACCCCATCAAGGGCACCCTCCTCACCCTCACGCTTTCCAACCACTCTTCCTTCATCCTCACCTTCTCCACCTCCCCTTCCTCCTCCGCACTCCAATGGCTCCTCCCTCCACAAACCTGCAACAAAACCCACCCTTACGTCTACACTCAGTGCCAAGCCATCCACGCGCGCTCTATCTTCCCCTCCCACGACACTCCTGCCCGAAGGATTCGCTACTCCGCCATCCTCAACATCCCTTCCGAGCTCTCCGCAGTCATGGCTGCAAACCACGTCACGCGCCGCCCTCCGCGTGACGACGACGCCGCCGCTCTCGCCTCATTGAACTTGAACTGGTGCAGCCAAGACCGCGTGGTGGAGGAGTTCGTGATGGAGCAGCCGGTGCCTCCTTACCTCTTTGCCTTCGCGGTTGGGCAGCTCGGGAACAGGGAGGTGGGACCCAGGACTAGGGTTTACGCGGAGGAGGGTTCGGCGGTGCTGGACTCGGCGGCGAAGGAGTTCGAAGGAACAGAGGAGATGATTAGGGAAGGAGAAAAGCTCTTCGGGGAATACGACTGGGAAAGGTTTGATCTTTTGGTGCTGCCGCCGAGTTTCCCTTACGGCGGAATGGAGAATCCAAAGATGGTCTTCTTAACTCCAACTGTgatcaaaggagatggcagtGGTGCTCAAGTTGTGGCTCATGAACTTGCTCACAGTTGGACTGGTAACTTGATCACCAACAAGACCAACGAACATTTCTGGCTGAATGAG GGTTTTACTACATATGCTGAGAGGAGGATTGTGGAGGCTGTGCAAGGAGAGAAAAGAGCTACACTGAATGTTGGGATTGGTTGGAGAGGTTTGAATGAGGAAATAGAGAGGTTCAAGGACAACTTGGAGTTCACAAAGCTTAAGAACAATCAACAAGGAATCGATCCTGATGATGTTTATTCTCAAGTTCCATATGAGAAAGGTTTCCAGTTCTTGTTTCGAATCGAACGGCAG GTTGGGAGATCTGCTTTTGATGAGTTTCTGAAGAAGTACATTGCCAAGTTTAAGTTCCAATCGATTGATACCGACACATTCCTGGATTTCCTGAAGGAGAACATTCCTGGTATAGAGAAACAGATTGATTTGGTGCTGTGGACTGAAGGTACTGGGATCCCTTCTGATGCTTATGAACCCGAATTGATTGTATATAAAACGATTGTGTCGCTGGCGAATGAGGCTGCTACTGGGAGGATGCCGGGTGAGGATGAAGTTGCTGACTGGCAAGGTCAAGAGTGGGAGCTCTACTTGGACAACTTGCCCAAATCCATTGAAGCTTCTCAG ATCGTAGCCTTGGATTCGCGCCACAAGCTATCTGAATCGAAAGACTATGAGGTGAAGGTGTCGTTTCTACAACGGGCTATCTCGTGTGGATGCAAAGAATACTACGGCGAGGTGGAGAGGACATTGAAGGCAGTAGGGAGGATGAAGTATCTTCGTCCACTTTACACTGCCCTTGTGAAAGGAAGTGAAGAAGATAAAGTATTTGCAAAGAGGGTATTTTTAGAGGCGCGTGAGTGTTACCATCCAATTGCTCAAAGTGTTGTTGTGTCCATATTTAGCAAGCATATGTAG
- the LOC130947543 gene encoding protein TONNEAU 1a-like: protein MDDYTREMMDLKTLVTRTLEKKGVLARIRAELRASVFEAIEEEDRVIEKEPALPPALLGSCNDRAKQLHASPSGRLLTALICEYLDWAQLNHTLKVYLPECNLEKDFWKAELKEFSSKNGYDLNRNGDSPLLLDVLEGFLRFENLSQARALPNSDSRNMRRPSSSSVAGGLPPLGRAVPSSQASDRRGGSSTSAYRMDEYNWRYDSDELPEGVIQASSALENLHLDRKARNLTSSWRHAGDGIGEDDGRADHV, encoded by the exons ATGGATGACTATACTCGCGAAATGATGGACCTGAAGACACTCGTTACGCGCACCCTCGAGAAGAAAGGCGTCCTCGCCAGGATCCGc GCTGAACTCAGAGCAAGCGTTTTTGAGGCTATCGAAGAGGAGGATCGGGTAATCGAGAAGGAACCTGCATTGCCTCCTGCATTGCTTGGTAGCTGCAACGATCGAGCCAAACAGCTTCACGCTTCTCCCTCAG GTAGACTCCTTACTGCGCTCATTTGTGAATACCTTGACTGGGCGCAACTCAATCACACGTTGAAGGTTTACCTTCCAGAATGTAATTTG GAAAAGGATTTTTGGAAGGCTGAGCTGAAAGAATTTAGTAGCAAAAATGGATACGACCTCAACAGAAATGGAGATAGCCCTCTACTCTTGGATGTGCTTGAAGGATTCTTGAGATTTGAG AATCTATCCCAAGCACGGGCTTTGCCAAACTCAGACTCCCGAAACATGCGAAGGCCTTCTTCGTCATCTGTTGCCGGTGGCTTGCCACCGCTGGGAAG GGCTGTTCCTTCATCGCAGGCATCCG ATAGAAGAGGAGGATCCTCCACGTCTGCATATAGGATGGATGAGTACAATTGGCGATATGACAGTGATGAACTTCCTGAGGGTGTAATTCAAGCCTCAAGTGCACTGGAAAATCTTCATTTGGACAGGAAGGCTCGGAATCTAACATCTTCTTGGAG GCATGCTGGTGATGGGATCGGTGAAGATGATGGCAGGGCTGATCACGTGTAG